The Euphorbia lathyris chromosome 2, ddEupLath1.1, whole genome shotgun sequence genome includes a window with the following:
- the LOC136217614 gene encoding probable pre-mRNA-splicing factor ATP-dependent RNA helicase DEAH2 isoform X1: MGTERKRKLSLFDVVDETSVSKIKTNGGWGGATTTMSLNGNTNSSVNPWNGRPFSQRYYDILEKRKTLPVWQQKEEFLKVLKSSQVVVLVGETGSGKTTQIPQFVLEAVEIETPDKRRKMMIGCTQPRRVAAMSVSRRVAEEMDVTIGEEVGYSIRFEDCSSAKTLLKYLTDGMLLREAMTDPLLERYKVIILDEAHERTLATDVLFGLLKEVLRNRPDMKLVVMSATLEAEKFQGYFNDAPLMRVPGRLHPVEIFYTQEPERDYLEAAIRTVVQIHMYEGPGDILVFLTGEEEIEDACRKINKEVSNMGEGVGPVKVVPLYSTLPPAMQQKIFEPAPPPLVEGGPAGRKIVVSTNIAETSLTIDGIVYVIDPGFAKQKVYNPRVRVESLLVSPISKASAHQRSGRAGRTQPGKCFRLYTERSFNQDLQPQTYPEILRSNLANTVLTLKKLGIDDLVHFDFMDPPAPETLMRALELLNYLGALDDDGNLTKLGEIMSEFPLDPQMGKMLVVSPEFNCSNEILSISAMLSVPNCFVRPREAQKAADEAKARFGHIDGDHLTLLNVYHAYKQNDEDPSWCYENFVNQRALKSADNVRQQLVRIMARFNLKLCSTDFNSRDYYINIRKAMLAGYFMQVAHLERTGHYLTVKDNQVVHLHPSNCLDHKPEWVIYSEYVLTSRNFIRTVTDIRGEWLVDIAPHYYELANFPNCEAKRVLEKLYKKREREKEESKTKK, from the exons ATGGGTACGGAGAGGAAGAGGAAGCTGAGCTTGTTTGACGTCGTGGACGAGACATCGGTCTCGAAGATCAAAACGAACGGCGGTTGGGGAGGAGCTACAACAACGATGAGTCTCAATGGAAATACTAACAGCTCGGTTAATCCCTGGAATGGGAGGCCCTTTTCTCAGAGGTATTATGATATATTGGAGAAGAGGAAAACTTTGCCTGTTTGGCAGCAAAAGGAGGAGTTCTTGAAGGTTTTGAAGAGTAGCCAGGTTGTTGTTCTTGTCGGGGAGACTGGTAGCGGAAAAACTACTCAG ATTCCTCAGTTTGTTTTGGAAGCAGTGGAGATAGAGACACCTGATAAACGTAGGAAGATGATGATTGGATGCACCCAGCCCCGTAGAGTGGCTGCAATGTCTGTCTCTCGACGTGTCGCTGAGGAGATGGATGTGACTATTGGTGAAGAGGTGGGTTACAGTATACGTTTTGAAGACTGTAGCAGTGCGAAAACACTTTTGAA GTATCTTACTGATGGTATGCTTTTAAGAGAAGCAATGACTGATCCGCTATTGGAACGATACAAAGTAATAATCCTTGATGAAGCCCACGAAAGAACATTGGCCACGGATGTACTATTTGGGCTTCTTAAAGAAGTTCTAAGAAATAGACCTGATATGAAGCTAGTTGTCATGAGTGCAACACTAGAGGCTGAGAAGTTTCAGGGTTATTTTAATGATGCTCCTCTAATGAGGGTTCCTGGTAGGCTACATCCGGTAGAAATTTTCTACACACAGGAACCAGAAAGGGATTACCTTGAGGCTGCAATTCGTACAGTTGTCCAGATACATATGTACGAAGGTCCTGGGGATATTCTTGTTTTCCTTACTGGTGAGGAGGAGATTGAAGATGCATGCcgcaaaataaataaagaagttTCAAATATGGGGGAAGGGGTGGGTCCAGTGAAAGTAGTGCCACTTTATTCAACTCTTCCACCTGCTATGCAACAGAAAATTTTTGAGCCTGCCCCACCTCCATTGGTAGAGGGTGGTCCTGCTGGAAGGAAGATTGTTGTGTCAACTAACATAGCAGAAACTTCTTTGACCATAGATGGAATTGTTTATGTTATTGACCCAGGTTTTGCAAAACAAAAGGTTTATAACCCACGAGTACGGGTTGAATCCCTGTTGGTGTCCCCAATATCAAAAGCAAGTGCACATCAGAGGTCAGGACGTGCTGGAAGAACTCAGCCTGGAAAATGCTTCAGACTTTACACAGAAAGAAGTTTTAATCAAGATCTTCAACCACAGACATATCCAGAAATATTGCGCTCAAATCTTGCAAACACAGTTCTAACTCTTAAAAAACTTGGAATTGATGATCTGGTGCATTTTGATTTTATGGACCCTCCCGCTCCTGAGACATTGATGCGGGCTCTAGAGTTGTTAAATTATTTGGGAGCATTGGATGATGATGGGAACCTGACTAAGCTTGGGGAAATCATGAGTGAGTTTCCCTTGGATCCTCAGATGGGGAAGATGCTAGTTGTCAGTCCAGAATTCAACTGTTCTAATGAGATTCTGTCTATTTCTGCAATGCTCTCAG TACCCAATTGCTTTGTCCGCCCTAGGGAGGCTCAAAAGGCTGCTGATGAAGCAAAAGCTAGGTTTGGGCACATAGATGGGGACCACCTGACGCTGTTGAATGTGTATCATGCCTACAAGCAGAACG ATGAGGACCCATCTTGGTGCTATGAGAATTTTGTCAATCAACGGGCTCTGAAGTCTGCTGATAATGTCAGACAACAGCTTGTACGCATCATGGCGAGGTTTAATCTCAAGTTATGCAGCACAGATTTCAACAGCCGGGATTACTATATCAACATAAGGAAGGCTATGTTAGCTGGATATTTTATGCAGGTTGCCCACCTTGAGCGAACTGGGCATTACCTGACAGTGAAAGACAATCAA GTTGTGCACTTGCATCCATCAAATTGTCTGGATCACAAGCCAGAATGGGTTATATACAGCGAGTATGTACTAACAAGCAGGAATTTTATTCGTACAGTGACAGATATTCGCGGTGAATG GCTTGTAGACATAGCACCACATTACTATGAGTTGGCGAACTTCCCAAATTGTGAAGCCAAGCGAGTTCTTGAGAAACTCTATAAGAAGCGGGAGAGAGAAAAGGAAGAGAGCAAGACCAAAAAATGA
- the LOC136220364 gene encoding pentatricopeptide repeat-containing protein At4g16835, mitochondrial-like, producing MRILERAVRLKLSRQICSGYITANLNNLAVDGQLHQTSDLDNAGPSSGQNVQNQNISSFNKTLSFYVQNHQIEHAEELFDKMPLKDVVSWNTMLSAFSRSKNLLAVYKYFLEMQRFGIIPNEYTISIVLSAVVDINFNVLVPQIHAHLISIGLNSSVFVGSALVRAYASMGDQIAINRAFNEILVKDVTSWNALISSYMELGCMSEAQGVFDTMSERNVISWTILINGYIANKRINKARSMFNKMSERNVVSWTVMISGYVQNERFWDALKLFRLMVDSGTKPNQFTLSTVLDACAGCSCPLTGQQVHSLMLKVGVRDDVILLTSLVDMYGKCGYIDAAICVFESIKRKNVMSWNSIIGSYARHGLATQALEQFKRMISSGFRPDEVTFVNLLSACAHGGLVEQGEEYFQSMGPKYGINAELEHYTCMVDLYGRAGQIDEAEKVIKRMPFEPDVIVWGALLGACGLHSSLELGEFAAEGIHKLKRDHPAAYLMLSKIHGERGEWNGVMELRQLMKHRRIRNEKAGSWLQTYSNTYQPVV from the coding sequence ATGCGAATATTAGAGAGAGCCGTCCGTCTGAAACTTTCCCGGCAGATATGCAGTGGATATATAACGGCCAATCTCAACAACCTCGCCGTCGACGGGCAACTCCACCAGACCAGTGATTTGGATAATGCAGGTCCGTCTTCTGGACAAAATGTGCAAAACCAAAATATTTCGTCTTTCAACAAAACACTTTCTTTCTATGTGCAAAACCATCAAATTGAGCACGCCGAGGAGCTGTTCGATAAAATGCCTCTAAAAGATGTTGTTTCATGGAACACCATGTTATCCGCCTTTAGTAGAAGTAAAAACCTATTAGCAGTCTATAAATATTTCCTCGAAATGCAAAGGTTCGGAATCATACCGAATGAGTACACAATCTCAATTGTGCTCAGCGCAGTTGTGGATATAAATTTCAATGTTCTCGTCCCTCAAATCCATGCTCATCTGATTTCAATAGGGCTTAATTCGAGTGTTTTCGTCGGCTCTGCTTTGGTAAGAGCATATGCTTCCATGGGAGATCAAATTGcaataaatagagcattcaatGAGATTTTGGTGAAAGATGTAACTTCTTGGAACGCACTGATTTCGAGTTATATGGAGTTGGGATGTATGAGTGAAGCTCAAGGGGTTTTTGACACAATGTCTGAGAGGAATGTCATTTCTTGGACTATATTGATAAATGGGTACATTGCcaataaaaggataaataaggCTAGGTCTATGTTCAACAAGATGAGTGAAAGAAATGTAGTTTCTTGGACAGTGATGATCAGTGGCTATGTACAAAATGAGAGGTTTTGGGACGCCTTGAAGCTGTTTCGATTAATGGTGGATTCCGGGACTAAACCTAATCAATTTACCTTATCAACTGTTTTAGATGCTTGTGCAGGGTGTTCTTGTCCTCTCACAGGGCAGCAAGTTCATTCTCTTATGTTGAAGGTTGGCGTACGCGACGATGTCATCTTATTGACTTCACTCGTTGATATGTATGGGAAATGTGGTTACATTGATGCTGCAATTTGTGTTTTTGAGTCTATAAAAAGGAAGAATGTGATGTCTTGGAATTCGATAATAGGAAGCTATGCTAGGCATGGACTTGCAACACAAGCGTTGGAGCAATTCAAGAGGATGATTAGCAGTGGTTTTAGGCCGGATGAAGTTACATTTGTTAACTTGTTGTCAGCTTGTGCGCATGGAGGATTGGTTGAACAAGGTGAAGAGTACTTCCAATCAATGGGACCGAAGTATGGAATAAACGCAGAGCTTGAACATTATACGTGTATGGTGGACCTATATGGGAGAGCAGGTCAGATAGACGAAGCAGAAAAGGTTATAAAGAGAATGCCGTTTGAGCCCGATGTGATTGTCTGGGGTGCTTTGCTTGGAGCCTGTGGTTTACATTCAAGTTTGGAACTTGGTGAGTTTGCAGCAGAGGGAATTCACAAGCTGAAAAGAGATCATCCTGCAGCTTACTTAATGTTGTCAAAAATTCATGGTGAAAGAGGGGAATGGAATGGTGTAATGGAGTTGAGGCAATTGATGAAACATCGACGTATCCGTAACGAGAAGGCAGGTAGCTGGCTTCAAACTTACAGCAATACATACCAGCCAGTTGTGTAG
- the LOC136217614 gene encoding probable pre-mRNA-splicing factor ATP-dependent RNA helicase DEAH2 isoform X2 produces MGTERKRKLSLFDVVDETSVSKIKTNGGWGGATTTMSLNGNTNSSVNPWNGRPFSQRYYDILEKRKTLPVWQQKEEFLKVLKSSQVVVLVGETGSGKTTQIPQFVLEAVEIETPDKRRKMMIGCTQPRRVAAMSVSRRVAEEMDVTIGEEVGYSIRFEDCSSAKTLLKYLTDGMLLREAMTDPLLERYKVIILDEAHERTLATDVLFGLLKEVLRNRPDMKLVVMSATLEAEKFQGYFNDAPLMRVPGRLHPVEIFYTQEPERDYLEAAIRTVVQIHMYEGPGDILVFLTGEEEIEDACRKINKEVSNMGEGVGPVKVVPLYSTLPPAMQQKIFEPAPPPLVEGGPAGRKIVVSTNIAETSLTIDGIVYVIDPGFAKQKVYNPRVRVESLLVSPISKASAHQRSGRAGRTQPGKCFRLYTERSFNQDLQPQTYPEILRSNLANTVLTLKKLGIDDLVHFDFMDPPAPETLMRALELLNYLGALDDDGNLTKLGEIMSEFPLDPQMGKMLVVSPEFNCSNEILSISAMLSVLSHEENGVVSPVCIC; encoded by the exons ATGGGTACGGAGAGGAAGAGGAAGCTGAGCTTGTTTGACGTCGTGGACGAGACATCGGTCTCGAAGATCAAAACGAACGGCGGTTGGGGAGGAGCTACAACAACGATGAGTCTCAATGGAAATACTAACAGCTCGGTTAATCCCTGGAATGGGAGGCCCTTTTCTCAGAGGTATTATGATATATTGGAGAAGAGGAAAACTTTGCCTGTTTGGCAGCAAAAGGAGGAGTTCTTGAAGGTTTTGAAGAGTAGCCAGGTTGTTGTTCTTGTCGGGGAGACTGGTAGCGGAAAAACTACTCAG ATTCCTCAGTTTGTTTTGGAAGCAGTGGAGATAGAGACACCTGATAAACGTAGGAAGATGATGATTGGATGCACCCAGCCCCGTAGAGTGGCTGCAATGTCTGTCTCTCGACGTGTCGCTGAGGAGATGGATGTGACTATTGGTGAAGAGGTGGGTTACAGTATACGTTTTGAAGACTGTAGCAGTGCGAAAACACTTTTGAA GTATCTTACTGATGGTATGCTTTTAAGAGAAGCAATGACTGATCCGCTATTGGAACGATACAAAGTAATAATCCTTGATGAAGCCCACGAAAGAACATTGGCCACGGATGTACTATTTGGGCTTCTTAAAGAAGTTCTAAGAAATAGACCTGATATGAAGCTAGTTGTCATGAGTGCAACACTAGAGGCTGAGAAGTTTCAGGGTTATTTTAATGATGCTCCTCTAATGAGGGTTCCTGGTAGGCTACATCCGGTAGAAATTTTCTACACACAGGAACCAGAAAGGGATTACCTTGAGGCTGCAATTCGTACAGTTGTCCAGATACATATGTACGAAGGTCCTGGGGATATTCTTGTTTTCCTTACTGGTGAGGAGGAGATTGAAGATGCATGCcgcaaaataaataaagaagttTCAAATATGGGGGAAGGGGTGGGTCCAGTGAAAGTAGTGCCACTTTATTCAACTCTTCCACCTGCTATGCAACAGAAAATTTTTGAGCCTGCCCCACCTCCATTGGTAGAGGGTGGTCCTGCTGGAAGGAAGATTGTTGTGTCAACTAACATAGCAGAAACTTCTTTGACCATAGATGGAATTGTTTATGTTATTGACCCAGGTTTTGCAAAACAAAAGGTTTATAACCCACGAGTACGGGTTGAATCCCTGTTGGTGTCCCCAATATCAAAAGCAAGTGCACATCAGAGGTCAGGACGTGCTGGAAGAACTCAGCCTGGAAAATGCTTCAGACTTTACACAGAAAGAAGTTTTAATCAAGATCTTCAACCACAGACATATCCAGAAATATTGCGCTCAAATCTTGCAAACACAGTTCTAACTCTTAAAAAACTTGGAATTGATGATCTGGTGCATTTTGATTTTATGGACCCTCCCGCTCCTGAGACATTGATGCGGGCTCTAGAGTTGTTAAATTATTTGGGAGCATTGGATGATGATGGGAACCTGACTAAGCTTGGGGAAATCATGAGTGAGTTTCCCTTGGATCCTCAGATGGGGAAGATGCTAGTTGTCAGTCCAGAATTCAACTGTTCTAATGAGATTCTGTCTATTTCTGCAATGCTCTCAG TATTATCTCATGAAGAAAATGGTGTCGTCTCGCCTGTATGCATCTGCTGA